One segment of Kiritimatiellia bacterium DNA contains the following:
- a CDS encoding MFS transporter encodes MASFGSTSSRGLLAGLGRNVIVLGVVSLLTDISSEMLYPVIPLFLTAVLGAPMTVVGLIEGAAEGAASLLKMLFGWISDRAARRKPFVVWGYGLSAVSKPLMALAGAWPVVLLARLVDRTGKGMRTSPRDALIAASCDPGQRGKAFGLHRAMDTAGAVAGPLLALLFLAVWQVGYRAMFVIAFIPAALGVLALALVRAGDGEPCPKSAVPAGPRPPLSAGLKKFVAIYGVFALGNSSDVFLLLRAKEAGLGASGMLWVYVFYNAVYALASTPAGWLSDRFGRRAVMTGGLAVFTLVYLGFALDPAPAAIWVLFALYGFYAAAMEGVAKAQVADLSVPENRGTAMGLMHSVTGLLAFAASAAAGWLWSNVSPSAPFFYGAACALASAALFILWKDCSGASAKRPDGSGS; translated from the coding sequence ATGGCTTCTTTCGGCAGCACATCCTCGCGCGGCCTGCTGGCCGGGCTCGGGCGCAACGTGATCGTCCTGGGCGTCGTCAGCCTGCTGACCGATATCAGCAGCGAGATGCTCTACCCCGTGATCCCGCTGTTCCTGACCGCGGTGCTCGGCGCGCCGATGACGGTCGTGGGCCTGATCGAGGGCGCCGCGGAGGGCGCGGCCAGCCTGCTGAAAATGCTCTTCGGCTGGATCTCGGACCGGGCCGCGCGGCGGAAGCCGTTCGTCGTCTGGGGCTACGGGCTCTCCGCGGTCAGCAAGCCCCTGATGGCGCTCGCCGGCGCGTGGCCCGTGGTCCTGCTGGCCCGGCTGGTGGACCGGACGGGGAAGGGGATGCGGACCTCGCCGCGCGACGCCCTGATCGCCGCCTCGTGCGATCCGGGGCAGCGCGGCAAGGCGTTCGGCCTGCACCGCGCCATGGATACGGCCGGCGCCGTGGCGGGTCCGCTGCTCGCGCTGCTTTTCCTGGCCGTGTGGCAGGTCGGCTACCGGGCCATGTTCGTGATCGCCTTCATCCCGGCCGCGCTGGGCGTGCTGGCGCTGGCCCTCGTTCGCGCGGGAGACGGCGAGCCGTGCCCGAAGTCGGCGGTGCCGGCCGGCCCGCGTCCGCCGCTGTCCGCCGGCCTGAAGAAATTCGTCGCGATCTACGGGGTCTTCGCCCTCGGCAACAGCAGCGACGTGTTTCTCCTCCTGCGCGCGAAGGAGGCGGGCCTGGGCGCGTCGGGCATGCTGTGGGTCTACGTGTTCTACAACGCCGTCTACGCCCTCGCCTCGACGCCCGCCGGCTGGCTCTCGGACCGGTTCGGCCGCCGCGCGGTGATGACCGGCGGGCTCGCGGTATTCACGCTGGTCTATCTCGGGTTCGCGCTCGATCCCGCCCCGGCGGCAATCTGGGTTCTTTTTGCGCTCTACGGTTTCTATGCCGCGGCCATGGAGGGCGTGGCCAAGGCGCAGGTGGCGGACCTGTCCGTCCCGGAGAACCGCGGCACGGCGATGGGGCTCATGCATTCCGTCACCGGCCTGCTGGCCTTCGCGGCCAGCGCGGCCGCCGGGTGGCTGTGGTCGAACGTGAGCCCGTCCGCGCCGTTCTTCTACGGCGCCGCCTGCGCGCTGGCGTCGGCGGCGCTGTTTATTCTGTGGAAGGACTGTAGTGGCGCTTCTGCGAAGCGCCCTGATGGAAGCGGCTCATAG
- a CDS encoding TIGR01777 family oxidoreductase: protein MNIVMTGASGLIGSTLRPVLQADGHTLIPLPRVSKRAGPPAARAWDPEKGAFPSEALEGADAVIHLAGESIAALRWTAAKKDRIRNSRVTGTRQLCEAFARLPRPPRVLVAASAIGYYGDRGDEILDEDSAPGSGFFPDLCRDWEAATRPATEAGIRVVNLRFGVVLARAGGALPRMLPPFRLGLGGPLGGGRQFMSWIALDDAVGAIRHALRDETLRGPVNAVSPQPVTNRDFARTLGGILHRPTFFRVPAFVLKLVLGEMAGPLLLASARVAPRKLEAAGFAFRFPALAGALRQALAAPA, encoded by the coding sequence TTGAACATCGTGATGACGGGCGCCTCGGGGCTCATCGGGTCCACGCTGCGGCCGGTGCTGCAGGCGGACGGGCATACTCTCATCCCCCTACCCCGCGTCTCCAAACGCGCCGGCCCGCCGGCCGCGCGGGCTTGGGATCCGGAGAAAGGCGCCTTTCCGTCCGAAGCGCTGGAAGGCGCGGACGCCGTGATTCACCTGGCGGGCGAGAGCATCGCCGCGCTGCGGTGGACGGCGGCCAAGAAGGATCGCATCCGGAACAGCCGCGTCACGGGCACCCGGCAGCTCTGCGAAGCCTTCGCGCGGCTCCCGCGCCCGCCGCGCGTCCTGGTCGCGGCGTCGGCCATCGGGTACTACGGCGACCGGGGCGACGAGATCCTGGACGAGGACAGCGCGCCGGGGAGCGGCTTCTTCCCGGACCTCTGCCGCGACTGGGAGGCCGCGACGCGGCCGGCCACGGAGGCCGGAATCCGCGTGGTGAACCTGCGGTTCGGCGTCGTGCTCGCGCGCGCGGGCGGGGCGTTGCCGCGCATGCTGCCGCCGTTCCGGCTGGGCCTCGGCGGCCCGCTCGGCGGGGGCCGGCAGTTCATGAGCTGGATCGCCCTCGACGACGCCGTCGGCGCGATCCGGCACGCGCTGCGGGACGAGACCCTGCGCGGGCCGGTCAACGCGGTCAGCCCGCAGCCGGTCACGAACCGCGACTTCGCGCGGACGCTGGGCGGTATTTTGCATCGTCCGACCTTTTTCCGCGTCCCGGCTTTCGTCCTGAAGCTGGTCTTGGGCGAGATGGCGGGGCCGCTGCTGCTGGCGAGCGCCCGGGTCGCGCCGCGGAAGCTGGAGGCCGCCGGCTTCGCGTTCCGGTTCCCGGCCCTCGCCGGCGCGCTGCGGCAGGCGCTGGCCGCCCCCGCCTGA
- the corA gene encoding magnesium/cobalt transporter CorA — MSRQKKDRPPPPVLMPEERFHHRAPPGAAPGTLVVDPRAPKPAITVIAYGPDGFTEDHPQDIDALRALLNRRPVTWINVDGLGDADTLKALGELFHIHPLALEDVINVHQRAKVEPYRDNQFIVARMVEFREDVLTEQISLFLGPDYVVTFQEKAGDCFDPVRERIRKSGHRIRSAGADFLCYALLDAVVDACYPILERFGDRLDALQEEVLSKPARATVTLVHNAKRDLRTLRRAIWPLREMFNALYRDSLPMIAPDTRLYFRDCYDHTIQIIDLVETYRETASDLTDVYLSSVSHRMNEVMKVLTIIATIFIPLTFIAGIYGMNFNPESSPWNMPELNWKLGYPFALGLMALTVLVMLAFFRRKGWLGADR; from the coding sequence ATGAGCCGCCAGAAAAAGGACCGTCCTCCGCCGCCCGTCCTGATGCCCGAGGAACGGTTTCATCACCGGGCCCCGCCGGGCGCCGCGCCGGGGACGCTGGTCGTGGATCCGCGCGCGCCGAAACCGGCCATCACGGTCATCGCGTACGGGCCGGACGGATTCACGGAAGACCATCCGCAGGATATCGATGCCCTGCGCGCGCTGCTGAACCGGCGGCCGGTGACCTGGATCAACGTGGACGGCCTGGGCGACGCGGACACGCTGAAGGCGCTGGGCGAGCTTTTTCACATCCACCCGCTGGCGCTGGAGGATGTGATCAACGTGCACCAGCGGGCGAAGGTGGAGCCCTACCGGGACAACCAGTTCATCGTGGCGCGGATGGTGGAGTTCCGCGAGGACGTGCTGACCGAGCAGATCAGCCTTTTCCTCGGCCCCGACTACGTCGTTACTTTCCAGGAGAAGGCCGGCGACTGCTTCGACCCGGTGCGCGAGCGAATCCGCAAGTCCGGCCATCGCATCCGTTCCGCGGGCGCCGACTTCCTGTGCTATGCCCTGCTGGACGCCGTGGTGGACGCCTGCTACCCCATCCTGGAGCGGTTCGGCGACCGGCTGGACGCGCTGCAGGAGGAGGTGCTCTCGAAGCCCGCGCGCGCGACGGTGACGCTGGTGCACAACGCCAAGCGGGACCTCCGCACGCTGCGCCGGGCCATCTGGCCACTGCGGGAGATGTTCAACGCCCTGTACCGCGACTCCCTGCCGATGATCGCGCCGGACACGCGGCTCTACTTCCGGGACTGCTACGATCACACGATCCAGATCATCGACCTGGTCGAGACCTACCGGGAGACGGCGTCGGACCTGACGGACGTGTACCTCTCCAGCGTCAGCCACCGGATGAACGAGGTGATGAAGGTGCTGACGATCATCGCGACGATCTTCATCCCGCTGACGTTCATCGCGGGGATCTACGGCATGAACTTCAACCCCGAGTCCTCGCCGTGGAACATGCCGGAACTGAACTGGAAACTGGGCTACCCGTTCGCGCTCGGGCTGATGGCCCTGACGGTGCTGGTGATGCTCGCCTTTTTCCGCAGGAAGGGCTGGCTGGGCGCCGACCGGTAG
- a CDS encoding AAA family ATPase yields the protein MYITYWNLKEEPFQNVADTRFAYLSDQHREGLARLTYLALNRKLGGVLTGAYGVGKSMILRLLATQVHNESQSRFVALDYVPGPVPLFAQQILRQIGCRRVPDAPPDPLEAIRLLNEEMPSLGHVVLALDEAQMMADPETYHFLHLLTNLTLAGRENQPLSPAFTIILAGYVELDQLRKADESLLQRLQLTWCLQPLNEDQTIEYIQNRIRVAGGDLWIFDLDAMRAMYTVTHGLPRVLNNVADIALMLGSAARVRQITPEIVAQAAQDVAGAGFA from the coding sequence GTGTACATAACCTACTGGAATCTCAAGGAAGAGCCGTTCCAGAATGTGGCCGATACTCGCTTCGCGTACCTGTCCGACCAGCACCGCGAGGGATTGGCCCGGCTGACCTACCTCGCCCTCAATCGCAAGCTCGGCGGCGTGCTGACCGGCGCCTACGGCGTCGGGAAGTCCATGATCCTGCGGCTGCTGGCCACCCAGGTGCATAACGAGAGCCAGTCGCGGTTCGTCGCGCTGGACTATGTCCCGGGCCCCGTGCCGCTCTTCGCCCAGCAGATCCTCCGCCAGATCGGCTGCCGCCGCGTCCCCGACGCGCCGCCCGATCCCCTCGAGGCCATCCGCCTGCTCAACGAGGAAATGCCCTCCCTCGGCCACGTGGTGCTGGCGCTGGACGAGGCGCAGATGATGGCCGACCCGGAGACCTATCATTTCCTGCACCTGCTGACCAACCTGACCCTGGCCGGCCGCGAGAACCAACCCTTGAGCCCCGCCTTCACCATCATCCTCGCCGGCTACGTGGAGCTAGACCAGCTTCGCAAAGCCGACGAGTCGCTCCTGCAGCGTCTTCAACTGACCTGGTGCCTCCAGCCCCTGAACGAGGACCAGACGATTGAGTACATCCAGAATCGCATCCGCGTGGCCGGGGGCGATTTGTGGATCTTCGATCTGGACGCCATGCGTGCCATGTACACGGTCACCCACGGCCTGCCCCGGGTGCTCAACAACGTCGCCGACATCGCCCTCATGCTGGGCAGCGCGGCCCGCGTGCGGCAAATTACCCCGGAAATCGTGGCCCAGGCCGCCCAGGATGTGGCCGGCGCCGGGTTCGCTTGA
- a CDS encoding response regulator: MAKILVIDDDEQVRNYLNRLFQKLGHQVVLAADGTAGCEQARNPTVQVIVTDLEMAGSVSGMDLVRALRKARPQCPIIVASGFPTDERLSECEQLGIKDFLTKPFELSFVSAVLKRLLGSGEVASGQVQ, encoded by the coding sequence ATGGCCAAGATTCTCGTGATCGACGATGACGAGCAGGTGCGCAACTACCTGAACCGCCTCTTTCAAAAGCTCGGACACCAGGTGGTCCTGGCGGCCGACGGCACCGCGGGCTGCGAACAGGCCAGGAACCCGACCGTGCAGGTGATCGTGACCGACCTGGAAATGGCCGGCTCGGTGAGCGGGATGGACCTCGTGCGCGCCCTGCGCAAGGCCCGCCCCCAGTGCCCGATCATCGTGGCCAGCGGCTTTCCCACCGACGAGCGGCTCTCCGAGTGCGAGCAGCTCGGCATCAAGGATTTCCTTACCAAGCCCTTCGAGCTCTCGTTTGTGAGCGCCGTGCTGAAGAGACTCCTGGGGAGCGGCGAGGTCGCCTCGGGTCAGGTGCAATGA
- a CDS encoding tetratricopeptide repeat protein, whose translation MSARDPDHNLRGLLKTDEKTPLPVAPQKIALLKSTYRQSWFYFLLLICMAVAWAFPLRIALLRLLAFRPTHQGVRDRHEFVAIAYESISERPRDVSPLQFKDHLAALRKAGYIPISLADVRALYQEGKPLPRKAILMTFDQSRKAAYFEARGPLQRAGWTAVAFLWTAPIVDEDPASLRWPYIRTMLQGGGWEIGVQGHRSYSRITADSAGTRRNFMAAPRWIAEETRYESPAEFSARLIADHEAALAFIQENLPGKPFAYAFPYGDFGQFDQRAVLSRRLNMDLVGRYYDLGFVLGNTALNTKDSDPRRLRRLLVNPRWSTEELVARLENAWPHPQGYSRQALLSTPAAWVVDWGRVGMGPDFVRFTARTNTTGAKVWLNGSDTFRDFHARLKARVEHGQFGLFMRATPDGEEHVYLGLGDEGKVWLRQKHAGMKPFTLASANYTPDAEGFVELEVFIRDRLFYAQVNGQPLFQNIINTRGVVRAGMIGCSVWHPDIGTALAEVVDFDLEPFRPSVLTWEPTLGHSLDLAYWLRGEAYRYSHLAAPWMVVSTHGLQEQPRWDPRLFSSFASIYRMQFTPEVRLDSFEALATLSPRTLAEEARNIRANGVVLNLGGTMRGMILSQLTSWLKEASRVLAASGLSMLVQLPPVLEQPSTLPSVMEAVPGAQIVTTEDATVSAAAEVASTNTPPVLKQETAPLPYRDLELTLYYELSGLTQPDETWSTEMHAEWLRQEGRAAFRIGDFQKAREIWTHWKELEPNNEEPVSLIGDVFLREGNIETAMEYYRQSLDLNPGQIGLVIRMARILGVNANKPEEAMQLLNRYARIFPNHPDIALAQAEWLIRQRREEEATALVRKVVELFPENLRARTMLHPLLKDARKQYENLKKIVEVGSQTGLEQQLARAIQEQDLFTLPESWLLMDFLERMAVEAPEEQRELYTALLPRDQKAFDDFRSGRLSAEWISSVNYEEDQAGSMLLAADPAKTEAYLRLVRSDSLLNGFVEALVEEPRGYLWLYARRGAGSMVRFGFDQSGQLYLQVWRGGQILARNTRYWVKPDRPIRLRLEIRGDGALGFVDGQAAFGAPLSIPRNMGLGWWGLAPWAPQFGQAQVLIREVSGGPLPVQIGWFQGRGESVTDEDILARLKPHIQQISAVTPPWFFHDTDGEVKKRGEGDFPDVRIFSRYHQVRLLPAVQDVSLRTLDVAKLVPLAETNRVDGFTLMVPRMPPAEWFESAEKALLGTSLTILVAHLDLDKKTAELREVAPYVGLFPGARATHTLPMIVPETHPPDAPPKPQDDRSPSAVLIL comes from the coding sequence GTGAGCGCGAGGGATCCGGACCATAATTTGCGCGGGCTGCTGAAGACCGACGAGAAGACCCCGCTCCCGGTCGCTCCCCAAAAGATTGCGCTGCTGAAGTCCACGTACCGGCAGAGCTGGTTTTACTTCCTGCTGCTGATCTGCATGGCGGTCGCCTGGGCCTTCCCGCTGCGCATCGCCCTGCTGCGGCTGCTGGCCTTCCGCCCGACGCACCAGGGCGTCCGGGACCGGCACGAGTTTGTCGCCATCGCCTACGAATCCATTTCCGAGCGCCCGCGGGACGTGTCGCCGCTGCAATTCAAGGACCATCTGGCGGCCCTGCGGAAGGCCGGGTACATCCCGATCAGCCTGGCGGACGTGCGGGCCCTGTACCAGGAGGGCAAACCCCTGCCGCGCAAGGCGATCCTGATGACGTTCGACCAGTCGCGCAAGGCGGCCTACTTCGAGGCGCGCGGGCCGCTCCAGCGGGCCGGCTGGACCGCGGTGGCCTTCCTGTGGACGGCGCCGATCGTGGACGAGGATCCGGCGAGCCTGCGGTGGCCCTACATCCGGACCATGCTGCAGGGCGGCGGCTGGGAAATCGGGGTCCAGGGCCACCGGAGCTATTCCCGCATCACGGCGGACAGCGCCGGGACCCGGCGGAATTTCATGGCGGCGCCCCGCTGGATCGCCGAAGAGACCCGCTATGAAAGCCCGGCCGAGTTCAGCGCGCGGCTGATCGCGGACCACGAGGCGGCGCTGGCGTTCATCCAGGAAAACCTGCCGGGCAAGCCGTTCGCCTACGCGTTCCCCTACGGCGATTTCGGGCAGTTCGACCAGCGCGCGGTCCTGTCCCGCCGGCTGAACATGGACCTCGTGGGCCGCTACTACGACCTGGGCTTCGTCCTCGGCAACACGGCGCTGAACACGAAGGACAGCGACCCGCGGCGCCTTCGGCGGCTGCTGGTCAACCCGCGGTGGAGCACGGAAGAGCTGGTGGCGCGGCTGGAGAACGCCTGGCCCCATCCGCAGGGCTACTCGCGCCAGGCCCTTCTCTCCACCCCCGCCGCGTGGGTGGTGGACTGGGGCCGGGTCGGCATGGGCCCGGACTTCGTGCGCTTCACCGCGCGGACGAACACGACGGGGGCCAAGGTCTGGCTGAACGGCAGCGACACGTTCCGGGATTTCCACGCCCGGCTCAAGGCGAGGGTCGAGCACGGCCAGTTCGGCCTGTTCATGCGGGCCACGCCGGACGGCGAGGAGCACGTCTACCTGGGGCTCGGCGACGAGGGCAAGGTCTGGCTGCGCCAGAAGCACGCGGGCATGAAGCCGTTCACGCTGGCCTCGGCCAATTACACGCCCGACGCCGAGGGGTTCGTGGAGCTCGAGGTCTTCATCCGCGACCGGCTTTTTTACGCGCAGGTCAACGGGCAGCCGCTGTTCCAGAACATCATCAACACCCGCGGCGTCGTGCGCGCGGGCATGATCGGCTGCAGCGTCTGGCACCCGGATATCGGGACGGCCCTGGCCGAGGTGGTGGATTTCGACCTCGAGCCGTTCCGCCCGAGCGTCCTGACCTGGGAGCCGACGCTCGGTCACTCGCTGGACCTGGCCTACTGGCTGCGCGGGGAGGCCTACCGGTATAGCCACCTGGCCGCGCCGTGGATGGTCGTCTCGACGCACGGGCTGCAGGAGCAACCCCGCTGGGACCCCCGGCTGTTTTCGTCGTTCGCGTCGATTTACCGTATGCAATTCACCCCCGAGGTGCGGCTGGACAGCTTCGAGGCGCTCGCGACCCTGTCGCCGAGGACGCTGGCGGAAGAAGCCCGCAACATCCGGGCCAACGGGGTGGTACTGAACCTGGGGGGCACCATGCGCGGAATGATCCTCTCGCAGCTCACCTCGTGGTTGAAGGAGGCCAGCCGGGTGCTGGCGGCCAGCGGCTTGAGCATGCTGGTGCAACTGCCGCCCGTGCTGGAGCAGCCTTCGACCCTCCCGAGCGTGATGGAGGCCGTGCCCGGCGCGCAGATCGTCACGACGGAGGACGCCACCGTGTCGGCCGCCGCGGAAGTCGCCTCGACCAATACGCCGCCCGTGCTGAAGCAGGAGACCGCCCCCCTGCCCTACCGCGATCTCGAGCTCACCCTCTACTACGAGCTCTCCGGCCTGACCCAGCCCGACGAAACCTGGAGCACGGAGATGCACGCGGAATGGCTCCGCCAGGAAGGGCGCGCCGCGTTCCGGATCGGGGATTTCCAGAAGGCGCGCGAGATCTGGACGCACTGGAAGGAGCTGGAACCCAACAACGAGGAACCGGTCTCGCTGATCGGCGACGTGTTCCTGCGCGAGGGCAACATCGAGACCGCGATGGAGTACTACCGGCAGAGCCTCGACCTCAACCCGGGGCAGATCGGGCTGGTGATCCGCATGGCCCGCATCCTCGGCGTCAACGCGAACAAGCCGGAAGAGGCCATGCAGTTGCTGAACCGCTACGCGCGGATCTTCCCCAATCATCCGGACATCGCCCTGGCGCAGGCCGAGTGGCTGATCCGGCAGCGGCGCGAGGAGGAGGCCACGGCCCTGGTCCGCAAGGTGGTGGAGTTGTTCCCCGAGAACCTGCGCGCCCGCACCATGCTCCATCCGCTGCTGAAGGACGCGCGGAAGCAGTACGAGAACCTCAAGAAGATCGTCGAGGTCGGGTCCCAGACCGGGCTGGAGCAGCAGCTGGCCCGGGCCATCCAGGAGCAGGATCTCTTCACCCTGCCGGAATCCTGGCTGCTGATGGACTTCCTCGAGCGCATGGCGGTCGAGGCCCCCGAGGAGCAGCGGGAGCTGTACACGGCGCTGCTGCCCCGCGACCAGAAGGCCTTCGACGATTTCCGCTCCGGGCGCCTGTCGGCCGAGTGGATCAGCTCGGTGAACTACGAGGAAGACCAGGCGGGCAGCATGCTGCTGGCGGCGGACCCGGCCAAGACGGAGGCCTACCTGCGCCTGGTCCGGTCGGACAGCCTGCTCAACGGCTTCGTCGAGGCGCTGGTGGAGGAGCCCCGGGGCTATCTCTGGCTGTACGCGCGGCGCGGGGCCGGCAGCATGGTGCGCTTCGGCTTCGACCAGTCGGGGCAGCTGTACCTGCAGGTCTGGCGCGGGGGACAGATCCTGGCCCGCAACACCCGCTACTGGGTGAAGCCCGACCGGCCGATCCGGCTGCGCCTGGAGATCCGGGGCGACGGGGCGCTGGGGTTCGTGGACGGCCAGGCCGCCTTTGGCGCGCCGCTGTCGATCCCGCGCAACATGGGCCTGGGCTGGTGGGGCCTGGCCCCGTGGGCCCCGCAGTTCGGCCAGGCCCAGGTGCTGATCCGCGAGGTCAGCGGCGGCCCGCTCCCCGTCCAGATCGGGTGGTTCCAGGGCCGGGGCGAGAGCGTCACGGACGAGGACATCCTGGCGCGCCTGAAACCGCACATCCAGCAGATCTCGGCCGTGACGCCGCCGTGGTTCTTCCACGACACGGACGGCGAGGTGAAGAAACGGGGCGAGGGCGACTTCCCCGACGTGCGCATCTTCTCGCGCTACCACCAGGTGCGGCTGCTGCCCGCGGTCCAGGACGTTTCGCTGCGCACGCTCGACGTGGCCAAGCTCGTGCCGCTGGCGGAGACCAACCGGGTGGACGGCTTCACGCTCATGGTGCCCCGCATGCCTCCCGCGGAATGGTTCGAGAGCGCCGAGAAGGCGCTGCTGGGGACCTCGCTGACGATCCTCGTCGCCCACCTGGACCTGGACAAGAAGACCGCCGAGCTCCGCGAGGTGGCGCCGTACGTCGGGCTGTTCCCGGGGGCGCGCGCGACGCACACGCTGCCGATGATCGTGCCGGAGACCCATCCGCCCGATGCGCCGCCCAAGCCCCAGGATGACCGCTCGCCCAGCGCGGTGCTGATCCTCTGA
- a CDS encoding glycosyltransferase family 2 protein, whose protein sequence is MPATSSPPGPPAPAHAPKTGHRCHCEDCFLSVYVLDAARPTVCPFCQRRMKQESFPPRPPAENKAEHNFEERLRRLYHPPPRVSMVLMAAGGILLLTMVIYLQLINIEHYWYSPLVNIFSLVVGIFILTRFLFAAFYSPPPSVGFEPPVTVSIPCYNEEKSIAQTIAQVFAQDYPHWKTEVIVVNDGSRDNTLEEMLKAQAAFPLLVIVDFERNRGLVYGMAAASLMAHSDFIVFVDSDTFLMPDAVRKVIQGFVDPTVGGISGHTDVENSKVNLLTRMQDVRYYFSYTIMKAAESTFGMVSCLPGCFSAYRRSCILHVLDDWIHSTCFGKVGNYGDDRSLTNFVLKDYRILYDSEAVATTLAPENWKQYVRQQARWMRSYAREVFRASKFMWRKHPIPALSWYVMMWMPIVEPLIILQALVIGPLLMGTVTAPYVVGVMAITLIWSMEHLRRTGRTDWWAGFFFTFSYALFFSW, encoded by the coding sequence ATGCCCGCGACCTCCAGCCCGCCCGGGCCGCCCGCCCCGGCGCACGCGCCCAAGACCGGCCACCGGTGCCACTGCGAGGACTGCTTCTTGAGCGTGTACGTGCTCGACGCGGCCCGCCCGACGGTGTGCCCCTTCTGCCAGCGCCGCATGAAACAGGAATCGTTTCCCCCGCGGCCGCCGGCGGAGAACAAGGCCGAACACAACTTCGAGGAGCGCCTCCGGCGCCTGTATCACCCGCCGCCCCGCGTCTCGATGGTGCTCATGGCCGCCGGGGGCATCCTGCTGCTGACCATGGTCATCTACCTGCAGCTGATCAATATCGAGCACTACTGGTACTCGCCGCTGGTCAACATCTTCAGCCTCGTGGTGGGGATTTTCATCCTCACGCGCTTTCTCTTCGCCGCGTTCTACTCCCCGCCGCCGAGCGTCGGGTTCGAACCGCCCGTGACGGTCTCCATCCCCTGCTACAACGAGGAGAAGTCCATCGCCCAGACCATCGCCCAGGTCTTCGCGCAGGACTACCCGCACTGGAAGACGGAAGTGATCGTGGTCAACGACGGGTCCCGCGACAACACGCTCGAGGAGATGCTGAAGGCCCAGGCGGCCTTTCCCCTGCTCGTCATCGTGGACTTCGAGCGCAACCGCGGCCTGGTCTACGGCATGGCGGCGGCATCCCTGATGGCCCACAGCGATTTCATCGTGTTCGTGGACTCCGACACCTTCCTGATGCCCGACGCCGTGCGCAAGGTGATCCAGGGGTTCGTGGACCCGACCGTGGGCGGCATTTCCGGGCACACGGACGTGGAGAATTCCAAGGTCAACCTGCTGACGCGGATGCAGGACGTGCGGTATTACTTCTCGTACACGATCATGAAGGCGGCGGAGAGCACGTTCGGGATGGTGAGCTGCCTGCCCGGGTGTTTCTCGGCCTACCGGCGGTCCTGCATCCTGCACGTGCTGGACGACTGGATCCACAGCACGTGCTTCGGCAAGGTCGGCAACTACGGCGACGACCGCAGCCTGACGAATTTCGTGCTGAAGGACTACCGGATCCTGTACGACAGCGAGGCCGTGGCGACCACGCTCGCGCCCGAGAACTGGAAACAGTACGTCCGGCAGCAGGCGCGCTGGATGCGCTCGTACGCGCGCGAGGTGTTCCGGGCCAGCAAGTTCATGTGGCGCAAGCACCCGATCCCGGCGCTGTCGTGGTACGTGATGATGTGGATGCCGATCGTGGAGCCCCTGATCATCCTGCAGGCCCTCGTCATCGGCCCGCTGCTGATGGGCACGGTGACCGCGCCGTACGTGGTCGGCGTGATGGCCATCACCCTGATCTGGTCGATGGAGCACCTGCGCCGCACCGGGCGAACGGACTGGTGGGCCGGGTTCTTCTTCACCTTCTCCTACGCCCTGTTCTTCAGCTGGTAG